One window from the genome of Brienomyrus brachyistius isolate T26 unplaced genomic scaffold, BBRACH_0.4 scaffold277, whole genome shotgun sequence encodes:
- the LOC125728404 gene encoding ankyrin repeat domain-containing protein 22-like gives MGVLYSEPMCQAAYEDDIHRVAQLMNADPRNLNVQDDLFGDTPIIAACKRGNVKTVKYLLDQNADVEIRNKKQRTCLHYAARHTFSFLDYLIIVILMPVMLIGYLIMMEKRNKNATLMKVILNTNVDINGVDCKGNTGLHYACQRKSDRLIPLLLQKNADPSIRNQDNETPLDIAKRLKFIKIIQMLKKSY, from the exons ATGGGTGTTTTGTACTCAGAG CCGATGTGCCAAGCTGCGTATGAGGATGACATCCATAGAGTTGCCCAACTGATGAACGCAGATCCCAGGAATTTAAATGTTCAAGATGACTTGTTTGGAGATACACCCATCATCGCTGCCTGCAAACGAGGAAATGTCAAGACGGTCAAGTATCTTCTTGATCAAAATGCAGATGTGGAAATACGAAACAAG AAGCAGAGGACATGTTTGCACTATGCTGCTCGGCACACATTTTCGTTCTTGGATTATTTGATAATTGTAATCCTGATGCCCGTCATGCTGATTGGATACCTCATAATG atggaaAAGCGCAACAAGAATGCGACTCTGATGAAGGTGATTTTAAACACGAATGTGGACATTAATGGCGTAGATTGC AAAGGAAACACTGGACTTCATTATGCCTGTCAGAGAAAAAGTGACCGCCTTATTCCATTGTTACTGCAGAAAAATGCTGATCCTTCAATAAGAAACCAG GATAATGAGACTCCACTGGATATTGCCAAGAGACTGAAATTTATAAAGATTATACAAATGCTGAAAAAATCATATTGA